In a genomic window of Curtobacterium sp. MCBD17_035:
- the argH gene encoding argininosuccinate lyase produces MADEQSTSRAGEAGALWGGRFSSGPSPELVELSRSTQFDWQLAPYDIAGSRAHARALAVAGYLSEDELSRMLDGLDRLDAAVAAGTARPGQDDEDVHSALERLLIEDIGGDLGGKLRAGRSRNDQIATLVRLYLLDHARRIGHLLVDLIDALSAQADAHRDAVMPGRTHLQHAQPVLLAHHLLAHAWPLVRDLERFRDWASRASASPYGAGALAGSSLGLDPAAVAADLGFARPTENSIDATASRDVVAEFAYVTAQIGIDVSRLAEELIVWNTKEFGFVRLHDGFSTGSSIMPQKKNPDIAELARGKSGRLIGNLTGLLATLKGLPLAYNRDLQEDKEPVFDSVTQLEVLLPAFTGMVATVEFDTQRMATLAPQGFSLATDVAEWLVRRGVVFRDAHEISGALVRFCEERGLELDEPSDADYRSVSEHLTPDVRSVLTVEGSVASRAGAGGTAPERVAEQVVALTARIRSLTEAAPLA; encoded by the coding sequence ATGGCGGACGAGCAGAGCACGAGCAGGGCCGGCGAAGCCGGCGCGCTGTGGGGCGGGCGGTTCAGCAGCGGTCCCTCCCCGGAGCTCGTCGAACTGAGCAGGTCCACGCAGTTCGACTGGCAGCTGGCGCCGTACGACATCGCGGGGTCGCGGGCACACGCCCGCGCCCTCGCGGTGGCCGGGTACCTGTCCGAGGACGAACTCAGCCGGATGCTGGACGGTCTCGACCGCCTGGACGCTGCGGTCGCGGCCGGCACGGCCCGACCGGGCCAGGACGACGAGGACGTGCACTCGGCGCTCGAGCGTCTGCTCATCGAGGACATCGGGGGCGACCTCGGTGGGAAGCTCCGGGCCGGCCGCAGCCGGAACGACCAGATCGCGACGCTGGTGCGGCTGTACCTGCTCGACCACGCGCGACGGATCGGGCACCTGCTGGTGGACCTCATCGACGCGCTCAGTGCGCAGGCGGACGCCCACCGTGACGCCGTGATGCCCGGGCGCACGCACCTGCAGCACGCGCAGCCGGTGTTGCTCGCGCACCACCTGCTCGCCCACGCTTGGCCGCTGGTCCGTGACCTCGAGCGCTTCCGTGACTGGGCCTCCCGGGCATCCGCGTCCCCCTACGGCGCGGGTGCGCTCGCCGGGAGCTCACTCGGTCTCGATCCCGCCGCGGTCGCGGCAGACCTGGGATTCGCTCGCCCCACCGAGAACTCGATCGACGCGACGGCGTCGCGCGACGTCGTGGCGGAATTCGCCTACGTCACCGCTCAGATCGGGATCGACGTGTCGCGGCTGGCCGAGGAACTCATCGTCTGGAACACGAAGGAGTTCGGCTTCGTCCGGCTGCACGACGGGTTCTCGACCGGGTCGAGCATCATGCCGCAGAAGAAGAACCCGGACATCGCGGAACTCGCGCGCGGCAAGAGCGGCCGCCTCATCGGCAACCTCACCGGGCTGCTCGCGACGCTCAAGGGACTCCCGTTGGCGTACAACCGCGATCTCCAAGAGGACAAGGAGCCGGTGTTCGACTCCGTCACGCAACTCGAGGTGCTGCTCCCGGCGTTCACCGGCATGGTCGCGACCGTCGAGTTCGACACGCAGCGCATGGCGACGCTCGCGCCGCAGGGGTTCTCCCTCGCGACGGACGTGGCCGAGTGGCTGGTGCGCCGCGGTGTGGTGTTCCGTGACGCGCACGAGATCTCGGGTGCCTTGGTGCGCTTCTGCGAGGAGCGCGGCCTCGAGCTCGACGAACCGAGTGATGCGGATTACCGGTCCGTCTCCGAACACCTGACCCCGGACGTCCGCTCGGTCCTGACCGTCGAGGGGAGCGTCGCCAGTCGCGCTGGTGCCGGAGGGACGGCACCGGAGCGCGTCGCCGAACAGGTCGTGGCCCTCACCGCTCGGATCCGATCGCTGACCGAGGCGGCGCCGCTCGCGTGA
- a CDS encoding HAD-IIA family hydrolase, whose amino-acid sequence MDGIDLVLTDLDGVVYRGAAAIPHAVEALTAASATARVGYITNNASRRPADVAEHLRGYGLEVGADDVVTSSQAGVRLLSTLVPAGATILVIGGVGLTSIVEAGGFRVTDSADDEPAAVIQGFSPDLGWRQLAEASFALARDIPWVATNMDWSIPVERGIAPGNGTLVAAVHNAVGRMPVVAGKPERAIFETAVERFGGTQRLFIGDRLDTDIKGANDAGIPSVLVLTGIDRAKQVLAADERSRPTWVLGDLRGLAEPYPVTHRETDRDGARIVRVGGARVRMQAHVVRVEERGDDPLDLLRAGATAIWESGLAIYGIDVDPALYGGE is encoded by the coding sequence TTGGACGGCATCGACCTCGTCCTGACGGACCTCGACGGGGTCGTGTACCGCGGCGCCGCGGCGATCCCGCACGCGGTCGAGGCACTCACCGCGGCGTCGGCCACGGCCCGCGTCGGCTACATCACGAACAACGCGTCCCGGCGCCCGGCTGACGTCGCCGAGCACCTGCGTGGCTATGGCCTCGAGGTCGGAGCGGACGACGTCGTCACCTCGTCGCAGGCCGGCGTCCGGCTCCTGTCGACGCTCGTGCCAGCGGGGGCGACGATCCTCGTCATCGGTGGAGTCGGGTTGACGAGCATCGTCGAGGCCGGGGGCTTCCGGGTGACGGACTCCGCCGACGACGAGCCAGCGGCCGTGATCCAGGGGTTCTCACCGGATCTCGGGTGGCGACAACTCGCCGAGGCGTCGTTCGCCCTGGCCCGGGACATCCCCTGGGTGGCGACGAACATGGACTGGTCGATCCCGGTCGAGCGCGGCATCGCCCCGGGCAACGGCACACTCGTGGCGGCGGTGCACAACGCGGTGGGACGCATGCCCGTCGTCGCGGGCAAGCCAGAACGGGCGATCTTCGAGACGGCGGTCGAGCGGTTCGGGGGAACGCAGCGACTGTTCATCGGCGACCGGCTCGACACGGACATCAAGGGTGCCAACGACGCCGGTATCCCGAGCGTCCTCGTGCTCACCGGCATCGACCGAGCGAAGCAGGTCCTCGCCGCGGATGAGCGATCGCGGCCGACGTGGGTCCTCGGTGACCTCCGCGGTCTCGCCGAGCCGTACCCGGTGACGCACCGCGAAACCGACCGCGACGGAGCGCGCATCGTGCGGGTCGGCGGGGCACGCGTGAGGATGCAGGCACACGTCGTTCGCGTCGAGGAGCGCGGCGACGACCCCCTCGACCTCCTGCGGGCAGGGGCGACCGCGATCTGGGAATCGGGGCTCGCGATCTACGGTATCGACGTCGATCCGGCGCTGTACGGCGGCGAGTAG
- a CDS encoding TlyA family RNA methyltransferase, which produces MRLDALLAERGLVRSRTAAVKLVQAGRVAVDGITAVKPSSPVRPDAMLAVEPDDDWVSRAAHKLVAALDAFEVDPAGRVALDVGASTGGFTQVLLERGASRVIALDVGHGQLDPRVASDRRVVVVEGMNARNLEPDGFRALDPRAAATSLVVADLSFISLRLVLPALADAVPADEHVLLVKPQFEVGRSGIREGIVHDPDLRDDAVMNVLWTAHDLGFGVAGVIASPILGTHGNHEFLVHLVRGGGTQPTEWRSRVTVLAANAVRGTTSVRGTTSVRGTTSVRGTMSARDRTGTDRNEETR; this is translated from the coding sequence GTGCGGCTCGACGCGCTGCTCGCCGAGCGGGGACTCGTGCGGTCCCGGACCGCCGCCGTGAAGCTGGTGCAGGCGGGCCGGGTCGCGGTCGACGGCATCACCGCGGTGAAGCCGTCGTCGCCGGTGCGCCCCGACGCCATGCTCGCGGTCGAACCGGACGACGACTGGGTGTCGCGGGCGGCGCACAAGCTGGTCGCGGCGCTCGACGCCTTCGAGGTGGACCCGGCGGGCAGGGTGGCGCTCGACGTCGGGGCATCGACCGGCGGCTTCACGCAGGTGCTCCTCGAGCGAGGAGCGTCCCGGGTCATCGCGCTCGACGTCGGTCACGGGCAGCTCGACCCCCGCGTGGCGTCGGACCGCCGCGTCGTTGTCGTCGAGGGGATGAACGCCAGGAACCTCGAGCCCGATGGCTTCCGCGCCCTGGATCCCCGGGCCGCGGCCACGAGTCTGGTCGTCGCCGACCTGTCGTTCATCAGCCTGCGACTCGTGCTCCCGGCGCTGGCCGACGCGGTCCCGGCCGACGAACACGTCCTGCTCGTGAAACCGCAGTTCGAGGTGGGGCGGTCGGGCATCCGTGAGGGCATCGTCCACGATCCTGACCTCCGCGACGACGCCGTCATGAACGTGCTCTGGACCGCGCACGACCTGGGGTTCGGCGTAGCGGGCGTCATCGCGTCGCCGATCCTCGGTACGCACGGGAACCACGAGTTCCTCGTGCACCTGGTGCGGGGCGGCGGGACACAGCCCACGGAGTGGCGATCCCGGGTGACGGTGCTCGCAGCGAACGCCGTGCGGGGCACGACGTCCGTGCGGGGCACGACGTCCGTGCGGGGCACGACGTCCGTGCGGGGCACGATGTCAGCGCGGGATCGAACGGGTACGGACAGGAACGAGGAAACGCGATGA
- a CDS encoding DNA-3-methyladenine glycosylase — MIDEAGVLGEPALAAAPALLGATITGRGVTVRITEVEAYMGETDPGSHAFRGLRQRNRHLFGAPGTLYAYRSYGIHTCLNVVSGPDGFASGSLLRAGAVVEGVSLARERRGGRVPDVGLARGPGNLGQALGAMLTDDGSSVLDGRGPYVLRFADGLEERLASSTTALLDESLADGRPRISVGPRVGVGGVAGGRAFPWRFWLTGEPTVSSYRRHPQATD; from the coding sequence GTGATCGACGAGGCGGGGGTGCTCGGCGAGCCCGCGCTGGCGGCTGCTCCCGCGCTGCTCGGTGCGACCATCACCGGTCGCGGCGTGACCGTGCGCATCACCGAGGTCGAGGCCTACATGGGCGAGACCGACCCGGGGTCGCACGCGTTCCGCGGTCTGCGGCAGCGCAACCGCCACCTGTTCGGTGCGCCAGGGACCCTGTACGCCTATCGCTCGTACGGCATCCACACCTGCCTCAACGTCGTCAGCGGACCGGACGGATTCGCCTCCGGGTCGTTGCTGCGCGCGGGCGCGGTGGTCGAGGGCGTCTCGCTTGCGCGGGAGCGACGCGGTGGCCGCGTGCCCGACGTCGGTCTCGCCCGCGGGCCGGGCAACCTCGGTCAGGCGCTCGGCGCGATGCTCACGGACGACGGTTCGAGCGTGCTCGACGGCCGCGGACCCTACGTCCTCCGCTTCGCCGACGGACTGGAGGAGCGACTCGCCTCGTCGACGACCGCGCTCCTCGACGAATCCCTCGCGGACGGCAGACCGCGGATCTCCGTCGGCCCGCGGGTCGGTGTCGGGGGCGTGGCGGGAGGGCGCGCGTTCCCGTGGCGATTCTGGTTGACGGGCGAACCGACCGTGTCCTCGTACCGGCGCCATCCCCAGGCGACGGACTGA
- a CDS encoding CTP synthase gives MADIFSGGTRSSSPDQPSKVTKHIFVTGGVVSSLGKGLTAASLGNLLTARGLRVVMQKLDPYLNVDPGTMNPFQHGEVFVTDDGAETDLDIGHYERFLDINLSQSANVTTGQVYSSVIAKERRGEYLGDTVQVIPHITDEIKRRMREQASNDPQPDVIITEVGGTVGDIESQPFIESARQVRHELGRANVFFVHVSLVPFMNASGEQKTKPTQHSVAALRSIGIQPDALVLRSDRPVSDSNKRKIALMCDVDEGAVVNAVDVPSIYDIPTMLHNQGLDAYIIDALGLSAGPVDWSSWNEVLRAVHEPKREVTIGLVGKYIDLPDAYLSVTEALRAGGFAHNTKVLLKWVVSDECQTPEGAAKHLGDVDGICVPGGFGVRGIEGKLGALRFARENGIPTLGLCLGLQCMVIEYARNEAGLPHASSSEFDPETPFPVIATMAEQVDIIAGGDLGGTMRLGLYPAELGEGTLARDLYAAAEASERHRHRYEVNNKYRDQIADAGLVFSGTSPDGTLVEYVELDRSVHPFYIGTQAHPELRSRPNHAHPLFAGLVAAALDRQEASRLFEVQEPETESV, from the coding sequence GTGGCGGACATCTTCAGCGGCGGTACTCGATCCTCTTCTCCTGACCAGCCCTCCAAGGTCACGAAGCACATCTTCGTCACCGGTGGCGTGGTCTCCTCGCTCGGCAAGGGCCTCACCGCCGCGAGCCTCGGCAACCTCCTCACCGCGCGGGGCCTGCGCGTCGTGATGCAGAAGCTCGACCCGTACCTCAACGTCGACCCGGGCACCATGAACCCGTTCCAACACGGCGAGGTCTTCGTCACCGACGACGGTGCTGAGACGGACCTCGACATCGGCCACTACGAGCGGTTCCTCGACATCAACCTGTCGCAGTCCGCGAACGTCACGACGGGGCAGGTCTACTCGTCGGTCATCGCCAAGGAGCGCCGGGGCGAGTACCTCGGCGACACGGTGCAGGTGATCCCGCACATCACGGACGAGATCAAGCGCCGGATGCGGGAGCAGGCGAGCAACGACCCGCAGCCCGACGTGATCATCACGGAGGTCGGTGGCACCGTCGGCGACATCGAGTCGCAGCCGTTCATCGAGTCGGCCCGCCAGGTGCGACACGAGCTCGGGCGGGCGAACGTGTTCTTCGTGCACGTCTCCCTCGTGCCCTTCATGAACGCCTCGGGCGAGCAGAAGACGAAGCCGACGCAGCACTCCGTCGCCGCGCTGCGCTCGATCGGGATCCAGCCCGATGCGCTCGTGCTCCGCTCGGACCGCCCCGTGTCGGACTCGAACAAGCGGAAGATCGCGCTCATGTGCGACGTCGACGAGGGCGCGGTCGTGAACGCGGTGGACGTGCCGTCGATCTACGACATCCCGACGATGCTGCACAACCAGGGCCTCGACGCGTACATCATCGACGCGCTCGGGCTGTCCGCGGGCCCGGTCGACTGGTCGAGCTGGAACGAGGTGCTCCGCGCGGTGCACGAGCCGAAGCGCGAGGTCACCATCGGACTGGTCGGCAAGTACATCGACCTGCCGGACGCCTACCTGTCCGTCACCGAGGCGTTGCGAGCCGGCGGCTTCGCGCACAACACCAAGGTGCTGCTGAAGTGGGTCGTGTCGGACGAGTGCCAGACGCCCGAGGGTGCGGCGAAGCACCTGGGTGACGTCGACGGCATCTGTGTGCCGGGCGGTTTCGGCGTCCGCGGGATCGAGGGCAAGCTCGGTGCGCTGCGGTTCGCCCGCGAGAACGGGATCCCGACCCTCGGTCTGTGCCTCGGTCTGCAGTGCATGGTCATCGAGTACGCGCGCAACGAGGCGGGTCTGCCGCACGCGTCGTCGTCCGAGTTCGATCCGGAGACGCCGTTCCCCGTGATCGCCACCATGGCCGAGCAGGTCGACATCATCGCCGGCGGCGACCTCGGCGGGACGATGCGGCTCGGCCTGTACCCGGCCGAGCTCGGCGAGGGCACGCTCGCCCGCGACCTGTACGCCGCGGCGGAGGCATCCGAGCGACACCGTCACCGCTACGAGGTGAACAACAAGTACCGCGACCAGATCGCCGACGCCGGTCTCGTGTTCTCGGGGACGTCGCCCGACGGCACGCTGGTCGAGTACGTGGAGCTCGACCGGTCGGTGCACCCCTTCTACATCGGCACCCAGGCGCACCCGGAGCTGCGGTCGCGGCCGAACCACGCGCACCCGCTCTTCGCCGGCCTCGTCGCCGCGGCGCTGGACCGTCAGGAGGCCTCGCGACTGTTCGAGGTGCAGGAGCCGGAGACCGAGTCCGTCTGA
- the recN gene encoding DNA repair protein RecN: MIDEIGIRDLGVIGEATLELGPGFTVVTGETGAGKTMIVTALGLLLGARADASSVRRGSASAVVEGRWRIEADSPVVERVEDAGGAVEDGELILTRTVSAEGRSRATVGGRSAPVAVLGELADRLVTVHGQSDQIRLTSATAQRAALDAFGGSALRDALAAYTTAYDRWQQHAGDLEGLTRDREERIREADTLRAASAEIEAADPQPGEDVELTERAERLGNLEELRLSAGLAHEALSSEALDGTPDVVGLVEAARRAVERVIGFDAELAPILDQLTDIGYQVGEAASTLSSYLGSLDGDAAHDLELVNERRAVLAALVRKYGDDVDDVIAFGRRASDRLLELDGDDDRIVALEAAVESDLAVLEETATALTAARTTAAEDLAARVTDELASLAMSGARLVVEVTDAGEYRQAGRDQVAILLQPHSGSDPRPIGRGASGGELSRVMLAIEVVMAGTTTVPTFVFDEVDAGVGGAAAIEIGRRLARLARTTQVVVVTHLAQVAAFATNHLRVVKDASGAVTSSSVQRLQGEDRLQEMARLLSGLDESESGIEHARELLQMAAASV, translated from the coding sequence GTGATCGACGAGATCGGGATCCGGGACCTCGGGGTGATCGGCGAGGCGACGCTGGAACTCGGCCCCGGGTTCACGGTCGTGACGGGTGAGACGGGTGCCGGCAAGACGATGATCGTGACGGCGCTCGGCCTGTTGCTCGGGGCGCGCGCCGACGCGTCGTCGGTACGGCGGGGGAGTGCGTCGGCCGTCGTCGAGGGCCGCTGGCGGATCGAGGCCGACTCGCCGGTCGTCGAGCGCGTCGAGGACGCCGGCGGAGCGGTCGAGGACGGCGAGCTCATCCTGACGCGGACGGTCTCCGCCGAGGGACGCAGCCGCGCGACCGTCGGCGGACGGAGTGCGCCGGTCGCGGTACTCGGGGAACTCGCCGACCGGCTCGTCACGGTGCACGGGCAGTCCGACCAGATCCGCTTGACCTCGGCGACCGCGCAGCGCGCCGCGCTCGACGCCTTCGGCGGCTCGGCACTCCGCGACGCGCTCGCCGCGTACACCACGGCGTACGACCGCTGGCAGCAGCATGCGGGGGACCTCGAGGGCCTGACGCGCGATCGGGAGGAACGCATCCGGGAGGCGGACACGCTGCGGGCCGCGAGCGCGGAGATCGAGGCGGCCGACCCACAACCCGGCGAGGACGTCGAGCTCACGGAACGCGCCGAGCGGCTCGGCAACCTCGAGGAGCTCCGCCTCTCCGCCGGCCTGGCCCACGAGGCGCTCTCGAGCGAGGCGCTCGACGGCACACCCGACGTGGTCGGGCTGGTCGAGGCGGCGCGCCGCGCGGTCGAACGGGTGATCGGCTTCGACGCGGAACTCGCGCCGATCCTCGACCAGCTCACCGACATCGGGTACCAGGTCGGCGAGGCGGCGTCGACGTTGTCGAGCTACCTCGGCTCGCTCGACGGCGATGCCGCGCACGACCTCGAACTCGTCAACGAGCGACGGGCCGTGCTCGCCGCGCTCGTCCGGAAGTACGGGGACGACGTCGACGACGTCATCGCGTTCGGGCGGCGGGCGTCCGACCGTCTGCTCGAACTCGACGGGGACGACGACCGCATCGTGGCGCTCGAGGCCGCGGTGGAGTCGGACCTCGCCGTGCTCGAGGAGACGGCGACCGCCCTCACCGCCGCACGGACGACCGCGGCCGAGGACCTCGCCGCACGGGTGACCGACGAGCTGGCGTCGCTCGCGATGTCTGGGGCTCGACTCGTCGTCGAGGTGACGGATGCCGGTGAGTACCGGCAGGCCGGACGGGACCAGGTCGCGATCCTGCTGCAGCCGCACTCGGGATCCGACCCGCGGCCGATCGGCCGGGGTGCGTCCGGCGGCGAGCTGTCCCGCGTGATGCTCGCGATCGAGGTCGTGATGGCCGGCACGACCACCGTGCCGACGTTCGTCTTCGACGAGGTCGACGCCGGGGTCGGGGGAGCGGCGGCGATCGAGATCGGACGCCGCCTGGCCCGCCTCGCGCGGACGACCCAGGTCGTCGTGGTCACGCACCTCGCGCAGGTGGCGGCCTTCGCCACGAACCACCTGCGGGTCGTCAAGGACGCCTCGGGTGCCGTCACCTCGAGCAGCGTCCAGCGCCTGCAGGGTGAGGACCGACTGCAGGAGATGGCGCGGTTGTTGTCCGGACTCGACGAGAGCGAGAGCGGTATCGAGCACGCGCGCGAACTGCTGCAGATGGCGGCGGCGAGCGTCTGA
- a CDS encoding argininosuccinate synthase — protein MADRVVLAYSGGLDTSVGIGWLKDATGKEVVALAVDVGQGGEDMDRIRQRALDCGAVESIVVDAKDEFADDYLMPALKANALYQKRYPLVSALSRPLIAKHLALTAKQLGADSVAHGCTGKGNDQVRFEAAVAAIAPDLTSVAPVRDLALTRDKAIVYAQEHDLPIEQSKKSPYSIDQNVWGRAVETGFLEDPWNPPIEDLYSYTQDPTVERAADEVTITFEHGVPVAIDGQRFSALRIVQELNALAGKHGVGRIDVVEDRLVGIKSREVYEAPAAMALIAAHEELESLTLERDVNRYKRGVESEWANLVYDGLWFSGLKRSLDAFIEDTQQYVSGDIRLQLHGGRATVTGRRSEQSLYDFDLATYDTGDTFDQSLSKGFIEIWSLPSKISARRDLAN, from the coding sequence ATGGCAGACCGCGTCGTACTCGCGTACTCCGGAGGGCTCGACACCTCCGTCGGCATCGGATGGCTCAAGGACGCCACCGGCAAGGAGGTCGTGGCACTCGCCGTCGACGTCGGCCAGGGTGGCGAGGACATGGACCGCATCCGTCAGCGCGCGCTCGACTGCGGCGCCGTCGAGTCGATCGTCGTCGACGCCAAGGACGAGTTCGCCGACGACTACCTGATGCCGGCGCTCAAGGCGAACGCCCTCTACCAGAAGCGCTACCCGCTCGTGTCCGCCCTGAGCCGGCCGCTCATCGCGAAGCACCTCGCCCTCACCGCCAAGCAGCTCGGCGCGGACAGCGTCGCCCACGGCTGCACCGGCAAGGGCAACGACCAGGTCCGGTTCGAGGCAGCGGTCGCCGCGATCGCCCCCGACCTGACGAGTGTCGCGCCGGTCCGGGACCTCGCACTCACGCGCGACAAGGCGATCGTGTACGCGCAGGAGCACGACCTGCCCATCGAGCAGAGCAAGAAGTCGCCGTACTCGATCGACCAGAACGTCTGGGGCCGCGCCGTGGAGACCGGGTTCCTCGAGGACCCGTGGAACCCGCCGATCGAGGACCTGTACTCGTACACGCAGGACCCGACGGTCGAGCGCGCCGCGGACGAGGTCACCATCACGTTCGAGCACGGCGTTCCGGTCGCGATCGACGGACAGCGCTTCAGTGCACTCCGCATCGTGCAGGAGCTCAACGCACTGGCGGGCAAGCACGGCGTCGGGCGGATCGACGTGGTCGAGGACCGGCTCGTCGGCATCAAGAGCCGCGAGGTCTACGAAGCGCCCGCCGCGATGGCGCTCATCGCGGCGCACGAGGAACTCGAGAGCCTGACGCTCGAACGTGACGTCAACCGCTACAAGCGCGGGGTCGAGTCCGAGTGGGCGAACCTCGTGTACGACGGTCTCTGGTTCTCCGGGCTCAAGCGCAGCCTCGACGCGTTCATCGAGGACACCCAGCAGTACGTGTCCGGTGACATCCGCCTGCAGCTGCACGGCGGCCGTGCGACCGTGACGGGCCGTCGGAGCGAGCAGTCCCTGTACGACTTCGACCTCGCCACGTACGACACGGGCGACACGTTCGACCAGTCGCTGTCCAAGGGCTTCATCGAGATCTGGTCCCTGCCGAGCAAGATCTCCGCTCGGCGCGACCTGGCCAACTGA
- the tyrS gene encoding tyrosine--tRNA ligase codes for MSSDTVPEVLTRQQNDPSFDSIWDELQWRGLVHVSTDETALRAALEAGPLTYYCGFDPTAPSLHCGNLYQLLLMRRLQLAGHKPLGLVGGSTGLIGDPRPTAERTLNDRATVEEWVTRLRAQVSRFLSPDGENGLRMVNNLDWTAPLSAIDFLRDIGKYFRVNTMLRKDAVAARLNSDAGISYTEFSYQILQGLDYRELHRQYGCTLQTGGSDQWGNLTSGTELIRRTEGAVVHALGTPLITNSDGTKFGKSEGNAVWLDPEMTTPYAFYQFWLNTADADVIERLKAFTFLSRAEIERLEQAVADEPFRREAQRALAFAVTSLVHGEAATRAAIEAASALFGNGDLAALDAGTLRAAIAELPSVTLAPDVDVTRALVETGLVESLGKARRAVEEGGVSVNNQRVTDPTARIDADVLAGGVVVLRRGKKTLAGVTIG; via the coding sequence GTGTCCAGCGATACCGTTCCCGAGGTCCTGACGCGCCAGCAGAACGACCCGTCCTTCGACTCGATCTGGGACGAACTGCAGTGGCGCGGGCTCGTCCACGTCTCGACCGACGAGACCGCATTGCGGGCAGCGCTCGAAGCCGGTCCGTTGACGTACTACTGCGGGTTCGACCCGACCGCGCCGAGCCTGCACTGCGGGAACCTGTACCAGCTCCTGCTCATGCGCCGACTGCAGCTGGCCGGCCACAAGCCGCTCGGCCTGGTCGGTGGGTCCACCGGGCTCATCGGTGACCCCCGACCGACCGCCGAACGGACCCTCAACGACCGCGCGACCGTCGAGGAGTGGGTGACGCGCCTCCGCGCGCAGGTGTCGCGGTTCCTCAGTCCCGACGGCGAGAACGGGCTGCGCATGGTGAACAACCTCGACTGGACGGCGCCGCTGTCCGCCATCGACTTCCTGCGTGACATCGGCAAGTACTTCCGCGTCAACACGATGCTCCGCAAGGACGCGGTGGCAGCTCGGCTGAACTCGGACGCCGGGATCAGCTACACCGAGTTCAGCTACCAGATCCTCCAGGGCCTCGACTACCGCGAGCTCCACCGTCAGTACGGCTGCACGTTGCAGACGGGCGGCAGCGACCAGTGGGGCAACCTGACGAGCGGCACCGAACTGATCCGCCGCACCGAGGGTGCCGTGGTCCACGCGCTCGGGACTCCGCTCATCACGAACTCCGACGGCACGAAGTTCGGCAAGAGCGAGGGCAACGCCGTCTGGCTCGACCCGGAGATGACGACGCCGTACGCGTTCTACCAGTTCTGGCTCAACACGGCGGACGCGGACGTGATCGAGCGGCTCAAGGCGTTCACGTTCCTCTCGCGCGCCGAGATCGAGCGGCTCGAGCAGGCGGTGGCGGACGAGCCCTTCCGGCGAGAAGCCCAGCGCGCGCTCGCGTTCGCGGTGACGTCGCTGGTGCACGGCGAAGCGGCGACGCGGGCGGCGATCGAGGCCGCGTCGGCGCTGTTCGGCAACGGTGACCTCGCCGCCCTGGACGCGGGGACCCTCCGCGCCGCGATCGCGGAGTTGCCGTCGGTCACGCTCGCACCCGACGTCGACGTCACACGCGCGCTGGTGGAGACCGGACTCGTCGAGTCCCTCGGCAAGGCCCGGCGTGCGGTCGAGGAGGGCGGGGTCTCGGTGAACAACCAGCGCGTCACCGACCCGACCGCGCGCATCGACGCCGATGTCCTGGCCGGGGGAGTGGTCGTGCTCCGGCGCGGGAAGAAGACGTTGGCCGGCGTCACCATCGGCTGA
- a CDS encoding NAD kinase — translation MTGERHILLVSHTGRRDSIDAALEVCDLLHAAGLVPVMPFDEYADIRRAEASVGQVDILGVDVQTSELEIVIVLGGDGTILRAAELVRDVNAPIVGVNLGHVGFLAESERDGLAETVQRALSGDYHVEERVTLQVDVILGQDVVYSSWALNEATVEKAARERMLEVVMEVDGRPLSSFGCDGVVMSTPTGSTAYSFSGGGPIVWPDVDALLMVPLGAHALFQRPIVVGPNCTLAVEVLRRTAGLGVLWCDGRRTHDLPPGARVEVRRSPQPVRVARLKDAPFTDRLVAKFQLPVSGWRGPQHDEDGS, via the coding sequence ATGACCGGCGAACGACACATCCTGCTCGTCTCGCACACCGGCCGGCGGGACTCGATCGACGCCGCGCTCGAGGTGTGCGACCTGCTGCACGCCGCAGGCCTCGTCCCGGTGATGCCGTTCGACGAGTACGCCGACATCCGGCGTGCCGAGGCCTCCGTGGGCCAGGTCGACATCCTCGGGGTGGACGTGCAGACGTCCGAACTCGAGATCGTGATCGTGCTCGGCGGGGACGGGACGATCCTCCGTGCGGCGGAACTGGTGCGCGACGTCAACGCGCCGATCGTCGGGGTCAATCTCGGTCACGTCGGGTTCCTCGCCGAGAGCGAGCGCGACGGCTTGGCCGAGACCGTGCAGCGTGCGCTGAGCGGCGACTACCACGTCGAGGAGCGGGTGACCCTGCAGGTCGACGTCATCCTGGGGCAGGACGTCGTCTACTCGTCCTGGGCGCTCAACGAGGCGACCGTCGAGAAGGCCGCCCGCGAGCGGATGCTCGAGGTCGTCATGGAGGTCGACGGCCGCCCCCTCTCGTCGTTCGGGTGCGACGGTGTCGTCATGTCCACCCCGACCGGGTCGACCGCGTACTCGTTCTCGGGCGGCGGTCCCATCGTGTGGCCGGACGTCGACGCGCTCCTCATGGTGCCGCTCGGGGCACACGCGCTCTTCCAACGACCCATCGTCGTCGGTCCGAACTGCACGTTGGCCGTCGAGGTCCTGCGCCGGACGGCCGGCCTGGGCGTGCTCTGGTGCGATGGACGACGCACCCACGACCTGCCTCCCGGCGCGCGCGTCGAGGTCCGGCGCTCGCCGCAGCCCGTCCGGGTCGCACGTCTCAAGGACGCGCCGTTCACCGACCGGCTCGTCGCGAAGTTCCAGCTGCCGGTCAGTGGATGGCGTGGGCCCCAGCACGACGAGGACGGATCGTGA